AGTATCAGAGATGTTGGCGCCGCGGACTTTCGGTGTCGTCGATCGAACAGCGGCCGACATTAAACACGCGCAAATCTATCGCAACAAATTACGCGAATTACAACCGTCATCCAACAGATCAATGCCGAATAGGACGCGTTCGACCTTGAACCCGATTTAGGAGGTTCTTGAGCGAGGGGTTGGTTATTGGCAGCCAGAGTAGCAATTTCGACGGTATCGAGGACCTTGCCATTAGCGATTCCTGGTAGTGTCGACTGACAGGTCAACTTCAGGGTGCCGCTGGGAAAGTGGTGCCGTTCCAAGCGCATTGTCAGACCCAGTCGCGTCGTGGTGACCACGCTTTCGTCTGTATAGCTTTGCAAATCTTTGGTCCAAGCTCTGTTCACCTGTTAAGAACCAGCCAGAGTTttcattttaaagtttataattcGAAGTCGTTTTAAATCGTTTTAATCGCGATACTTGTATGTTTTCATGTTCCCCAgatattcaatattcaaaattttttttaattcaatttttaatttttgattcgcaaaattttgaaagaaattttgggATAATGTACCatctgtattaattttttcttcttgatCTACGATCTGTATTACCTCTATAGCATATTTTTGCCAGTATTGCAATTTGCGACATATTTTTGCGAgtttatttcagaaaagttAATTTGCGGCTCGTAGCTTTGTTAAAACTTGAATGTACAGCCGGTCGacgaacgaaataaaaatgccCATACGAAGTGACCTCGCTTGACAAATTGTCGTTGAATAAACCGAGTAGTACCTTCTCGCGAATGACATGCGCAGCATAGCATTGAATAATGGGAGTTATGTGGTTCCTAGTTCACCATACTCGCGAAAGCGAGCTTTTTGAAGATGAATTACGTTATGCGATTAATTACGAAATTTTGCTCGCGCTTCGTATCGACCAATGCTACAGGAATGTCCAAAAGTCGTCGgataatatttcaagaattaatttttttaatttagaatatatttagttattaaaaaccgaaaaatatttaatgctcAAAATTAAAGgagatttttattgcaaagcgagcgaaaaattagaaatgcaATCACAGAATGTGCACATAGATTGCTAGACGCGGCTTGTCCCCTCGGATTTATGCGACTCCTTGAAGGTTTAACCGGCGGAAAGCTCGTGCCAGCTCGCGAACATCATCGACTCACCTCTTTACCGTTCAAGAAGAACGTTAAAACTGCCGGGGGGTAACTTAACCCCGACGTGCACTCCGCTTCGAGGATTTCTTCGAGCTCGTAAGAAGGTCGCACTCCCTCAAGTATCGGGGGACCCTTGGGTGGTACAGCCACGCTCATGTTCGCCTCTCTGTAGTCTGTTTCAAAACTCGGTGCTTCGGACGACACCTCGCAACCGTAGGATCCcgctaaatttatttcacctgcaatatagtaaaagaaaaaaactaattgtaagttcaAAATGggaaaaaaacgagtttttttattttacaaatatttttaaaagctaCACAAGtgataaaaaaggaaaataattgTTCTGAAAATCAATTGTCGACTGCtatttaacgtcaattttcactcatgatgattataattattattttttttgtaaaaatttattgaagagTGTATGAGAGTTTTGTTTTCACTATGAGAAGTGTACGATTGCAATGTTTTGTAAATGTTGCGCACCATTGTTTGGACCCCAAAGTGTCACTTGATTGCTGTCACTCTTGCTGAGGTCGACATGCAAGCCGTTGATGCCATAATCTCTCAGAGGTATC
Above is a genomic segment from Linepithema humile isolate Giens D197 chromosome 6, Lhum_UNIL_v1.0, whole genome shotgun sequence containing:
- the LOC105678247 gene encoding uncharacterized protein; protein product: MKYSRGQMEKKWSATSPGDESCSRCGKCLTKMQLVLLSVLLCSSLTTGARLEIQKLEVPSIVDPRWEKVSLRCEYDLSGKELYSVTWYKDGIEFFKFMPAAPIPLRDYGINGLHVDLSKSDSNQVTLWGPNNGEINLAGSYGCEVSSEAPSFETDYREANMSVAVPPKGPPILEGVRPSYELEEILEAECTSGLSYPPAVLTFFLNGKEVNRAWTKDLQSYTDESVVTTTRLGLTMRLERHHFPSGTLKLTCQSTLPGIANGKVLDTVEIATLAANNQPLAQEPPKSGSRSNASYSALICWMTVVIRVICCDRFARV